Within Phycisphaerales bacterium, the genomic segment ATCTGGCCGGAAATGCAGCGCGTCCGGCCGCGCCCGCAACTCCGCAGCCACGAACGTTTCGATGTCCTGCGCCTGTGCCGCGATGCGCCGCGCCGTCGCTGTGCGCACCAGTTCCGGCAATTCATCGGTCAGCGCCGAAATGCAGCTCGGCTCGGTCCCGACAATGTGCAGTCCGCGCTCCGCCAGCGGCCCGAGTACGGCCGTATTCGCACCGGCGAGATCCTTCGCCGCCGACAACAGCCCTTTGCTCAGCAGCGGTCGGCCACAGCACTGGGTCGGCAGCACGAGGACTTCGTACCCGAGCGCCTCGAGCACCCGCACCGCTGCGCGGCCCACGCCCGGCTGGTAGAAATTGGTCCAGGTATCGACGAAGTAGATCACCTTGCGATCGGTCGCCGCAGGAGTCGGCTCGGCCTGATGGCGTTTGCTCCCAAGCCGCTCCCAGGTGTGCCGTTCGAACCACTCGCGAAAGGTGGGGTGCGCAAAACGCGGCGGCGGGACGCGGCGATCGAGTCCGAACAGGTGCTCCATGATCACACGCGTGACGCGGGACTGGAGCACCCAGTTGCTGAGCGGTGCGAAGTGGCTGCCCCAGCGGGCCAGGTCGACCGAGGCCGCGATGAGACGGCTGCGCACCGGTGGACCACCGCTGCGCTCATGGCGGTGATGGAGCCATTCCGCCTTGAGCTTGGTCATGTCGGTCCCGGTCGGGCACTCGGTCTTGCAGGCCTTGCAGCTCAGACACAGATCCATGACCTCGTCCAGGGCCGGGTCGTCCAACCCGTTGAGCAGGCCCTTATTCGACAGCGCGGCGCGCAGTGCGTTCGCCCGCGCCCGCGTGGTGTGCCGCTCATCGCCGGTCGCCATGTAGGATGGGCACATGGTGCCTACCAGGCGCTGGCGACAGACCCCCAGACCGCTGCACATCTCCGCCAGGTCGGCGATCCCACCGTGCGCACTGAAATCCAGCAGTGTCGGCGGCTGCTCCGTGCGATATCCGGCGCCATAGCGCAGCGTCCCGTCCATCGGCAGCGGGGCGACGATCTTACCCGGGTTGAACAGGTTCTCCGGGTCGAACGTCTGCTTGATCCGCTGGAATGCCGCGCTGATCTTCGGGCCATACTGCTTTGCCAGCCACTCCGACCGTACGATGCCATCACCATGCTCGCCGGTAATCGCGCCACCGTATTCAACGACCAGCCGCGCGACGCGTTCGGAAATCCGCCGCAGCCGCTCCACATCGGGCGCCGTTTTCAGGTTCAGAGCCGGGCGCACGTGGATCACGCCAACGCTCGCATGACCATAATAACCCGCCTGCTCGGCCCCCTCTTCCACCAGCAACTGCCGCAGTCGCACCATGTAGGGCCCGAGCACGGCGGGGTCAACGGAGGTGTCGTCGATGAAGTCGTAGGGTTGCGCGTCGCCCGGGCGCGACATGAGCAGCCCCGTACCCGCCTTGCGAACCGCCCACACGTCCTCCTGCTGGGCCGGGTCGGTCAGCACCGGCCAGGCGTAGGCGACGCCGCGTTGCGCCACGTCCTCCTGCAACCTGGCAATCCGCCGCGCCAGCCGCGCGGGATCATCCTCGTAGAACTCGACAGTCAACGTCGCGGCGGGATCGCCCTCCAGGAACCAGCGCTTGCGCAACATGGCGGGATTGTCGAGGGCGGCATCAAGGATGTATTTGTCTACCAGTTCAATCGCCGCCGGCTTGTGTGCAAGAATATGGGGCACGGCATGGAACGCGGCTGCGAGTTCAGCGTAATGCAGCACCACCAGCGCCTTGCAGCGCGGCAGCGGCTCGAGGTTCAGCGTGGCGCCGACGATGAGCCCCAGCGTCCCCTCGCTACCGGACAGCAAACGCTCGGTCGTGATCCGGCCACCCTCGCGCCGTAGGCGGTCGAGCGCGTAACCCCCGTTGGAACGAAGCACCCGGGGGAAACGCTTCGCAATCTCATCCGCGTGCGTGGTGAGCAATTCTTCAAGCATCGCGTCGCAGCGTCGCGCGAGCGCATTCACCCCGTTTACGTCCCGCCCCCAGGTGTGCCGTGAGCCGTCCGACAACACCATGTCCAGCGCCAGCACATGATCGACCGTGCGGCCATAGAGGATCGAGCGCGCCCCACAGGAATTGTTGGCAATCATGCCGCCGAGGGTCGCGCGGCTGCTGGTGGCCACGTCGGCGGCGAAATGCAGGCCGTAGCGCTTCAACTCGGCGTTGAGTTCGTCCAGCACGACCCCCGGCTCGACTCGTGCGATGCGTCGCTGTGGATCAATTTCGAGGATGCGATTCATGAAGCGGGCGAAATCGAGCTGCACCCCGCGGTTCACCGCACCGCCGTGGAGTCCCGTTCCGCCACCGCGCGCGGTGATCGGCACACCATACCGGCGACAGACCTCGACCGTCGCTACAACATCGGCGATGTGTTTGGGTTGCACAACCGCGTCGGGCAGGATTTCGTAAATGCTCGCGTCGGTGGCGTACAGCGTACGCGTAAGGACATCTTCGCGATACACACCCGCGAGCCGCCCGGCCAGTTCGGCGCGCCACGGACCGCGCTCCCGCCCGGCCGGTTCTGGTGCGGCCACTGCGTCCTGGAGGGCTGGATCGTGCGTAGTTGCAGAGCTATCCGCCTGTGGCAGGTGCATCGACGTGTTCCTGTACTACCGGGTCTGAGCCAGGACCCGTATACACTTTACGGCGCTGAGGCCCCCAGCGTCGACCCCTCGGTGACCACCACGCAACGCGCGTATAATGTCGGCGTCATGGCACACGACTCTTTCGACCCTGGAGTGATTGCGGGACAGCTCTACTGTCCGCATTGCGGCTACCTGCTGGTCGGACTGCGTGAACCGCGCTGCCCGGAGTGCGGCCATCGGCTCGATGAAGATGCACGACTGCAATCCGCACTGCGGCGGCGGCCGCCCCGCTTTACAGGCGCCGAGCGCCCACTGCCGGATTTTGACCTTGACTGCAAGCAATGCGGGGAACCCCTGGTTGGCGCCCCCGAGGATGCCTGTCCCCACTGCTCGGCCCCGTTCGACCTGCGGGCCTTGCCGCCGAGTTCCGTCTGGTTTCGCCTTGCGTCGCTTGACCTCCACGGCCTGACCTTGGTGGCGCTCCAGCCGCTGCTGTGGGAGGAGGAGATTCCCTACCTGACGCAAGAGGGCAAATCGCTGCGGCACCACTACGGCGGGGGAACACTTGCGATCACCGATATCACCGTGCCGACAGAGTTCTACTTCGACGTTTTACACCTGCTGCGCACGCAGGAACTGAGGCGGCAGTCCGCCGGTGACACCGAATGGCAGTGCCCACATTGCCATGAAATGTCACCTGCAACCTTTGACATCTGCTGGAACTGCGAGCGACCGCGGCCCTGAGGAGGCCTGGCACGCTGAGCAGGTCCCCGGCACGGGTGCCACCCGCTCACATCAACGCCAGCATCAGTTGCGCACCCACCGTCATCGCCACCAGCGCCAGGGGATAGACGGCCGCATAGGAGAGCGCGGGGACTTCACTTTCAAATTGTGCACTCGCGGCGCCCAGGCCAGGCGTGCTGGTCATCGCCCCGCATGTCAGTCCCATCGTGCTTGGCGCCGTCTGCTTGCACACGAGGTATGCCAAACCGGCGCCCAGTCCCAGACCTGTCACGAGTGTCAGCAGCGTCAGCACGAGCAGTCCCAGCCCCTGGGCCTGTAGCACCGGCCACAAATCCGTTCCCACACCTGCGCCGGCACTAACCAGAAACAGCACCAGGCCAAGTTCGCGCATCAAGTAACGGCCCGCCAGTGGTACATGCACCCGAAACTTGCCGATGCGACCGAAGTGCCCGAGCAGCAGGCCCATGAGCAGAGGGCCGCCTGCAATCCCCAATTGCACGGTGCCGCCCCCCGGCACTGGAAACGGCAGATAACCGAGCAGCAGACCGAGCACCAGCCCGAATGCGAACGGCGGAATCGCGGTTTCATGCAGGCGTCGCTCGTGAATGCCGGCCTCTGTGCTGAATGCGCGGACGTCGTGCTCGTACCCGACGATACGCACAAGGTCCCCGACTTCCAGTACGAACTCGCCGCGTGGCACAAACTCTACCCCGTCGCGCCGCACACGCGTGATGACTACGCCGAACTTGCTGCGGATGTGCAGAGCCCGCAGGGAGCGCCCCGCAAAACGCCGCTCGGTGATGAACACGTCACGCACAATCACGTTGGGAACGTCCGCCATCTCAATTTCAGCCGGCACGGGCGGACCGATCAACAGGCCCAGCCGGTCGAGTTCGTGATTCGTCCCCACGGCGAGAACCACGTCGCCGCGCTCCAGCTTCGGATTCCGACTCGAGGGAATGATCTCCGAGCCGCGCGCGATCCGCGAGACGACTGCACTGACCCAGTCGTGCAGACGCAGCTCGCTCAGC encodes:
- a CDS encoding FAD-binding protein, with amino-acid sequence MHLPQADSSATTHDPALQDAVAAPEPAGRERGPWRAELAGRLAGVYREDVLTRTLYATDASIYEILPDAVVQPKHIADVVATVEVCRRYGVPITARGGGTGLHGGAVNRGVQLDFARFMNRILEIDPQRRIARVEPGVVLDELNAELKRYGLHFAADVATSSRATLGGMIANNSCGARSILYGRTVDHVLALDMVLSDGSRHTWGRDVNGVNALARRCDAMLEELLTTHADEIAKRFPRVLRSNGGYALDRLRREGGRITTERLLSGSEGTLGLIVGATLNLEPLPRCKALVVLHYAELAAAFHAVPHILAHKPAAIELVDKYILDAALDNPAMLRKRWFLEGDPAATLTVEFYEDDPARLARRIARLQEDVAQRGVAYAWPVLTDPAQQEDVWAVRKAGTGLLMSRPGDAQPYDFIDDTSVDPAVLGPYMVRLRQLLVEEGAEQAGYYGHASVGVIHVRPALNLKTAPDVERLRRISERVARLVVEYGGAITGEHGDGIVRSEWLAKQYGPKISAAFQRIKQTFDPENLFNPGKIVAPLPMDGTLRYGAGYRTEQPPTLLDFSAHGGIADLAEMCSGLGVCRQRLVGTMCPSYMATGDERHTTRARANALRAALSNKGLLNGLDDPALDEVMDLCLSCKACKTECPTGTDMTKLKAEWLHHRHERSGGPPVRSRLIAASVDLARWGSHFAPLSNWVLQSRVTRVIMEHLFGLDRRVPPPRFAHPTFREWFERHTWERLGSKRHQAEPTPAATDRKVIYFVDTWTNFYQPGVGRAAVRVLEALGYEVLVLPTQCCGRPLLSKGLLSAAKDLAGANTAVLGPLAERGLHIVGTEPSCISALTDELPELVRTATARRIAAQAQDIETFVAAELRARPDALHFRPDAPNLLYHGHCHQKALTGTVDAVALLQACTGGRAREINSGCCGMAGSFGHELEHYEVARAVGEQRLFPAVRGRGDAEIAISGFSCRHQIEHHTEVRPRHVIEYVADALAVKDAT